The following are encoded in a window of Deinococcus carri genomic DNA:
- a CDS encoding acetoacetate decarboxylase family protein: MPPPPWTLTGRGLMALYTPAPQAGLGALMLLRYATSPVGPYDELLWAEAGRASPAGPRPRVRSIVVSTKESVVWGRRNWGLPKRLAQFEWQEDGRQGQVRVTGEDGQPVAHLAFRTGGPRLPVTTALVPPAWRTLAQPPLDEGGDWCLTRVGASGHAGLARLTVLHTDGLYLPLRHTRPRLTLGVPDFRLVFPVPERRGFKKAHE; the protein is encoded by the coding sequence ATGCCCCCGCCTCCCTGGACGCTGACCGGGCGCGGCCTGATGGCGCTGTATACCCCCGCGCCGCAGGCCGGTCTGGGTGCCCTGATGCTGCTTCGCTACGCCACGTCCCCCGTCGGCCCCTACGACGAGCTGCTGTGGGCCGAGGCGGGCCGCGCCAGTCCTGCCGGGCCGCGCCCCCGCGTGCGCTCCATCGTGGTGAGCACCAAAGAAAGCGTGGTGTGGGGGCGGCGCAACTGGGGCCTGCCGAAGCGGCTCGCGCAGTTCGAGTGGCAGGAAGACGGGCGGCAGGGTCAGGTCCGCGTGACCGGGGAGGACGGGCAGCCCGTTGCCCATCTGGCCTTCCGCACGGGTGGCCCGCGCCTGCCCGTGACGACGGCCCTGGTGCCCCCGGCCTGGCGCACGCTGGCGCAACCGCCGCTGGACGAGGGTGGGGACTGGTGCCTGACGCGCGTGGGGGCGAGCGGACACGCAGGCCTGGCCCGCCTGACCGTCCTGCACACGGACGGCCTGTATTTGCCCCTGCGCCATACCCGGCCACGCCTGACGCTGGGGGTGCCGGACTTCCGGCTGGTGTTTCCTGTGCCCGAGCGGAGGGGGTTCAAAAAGGCGCATGAATAG
- a CDS encoding AI-2E family transporter, with the protein MISPPKAPNAFQYVWRSPWVRALVFLLLFYVLYRLLGQITTVVVVFAVGYLIAYLANPMLNWLERGRVKRGLGVFFVLLLFIGIFALAAGLLVTVSTQLIALITGLSAQVGRLNEILDGVFQWLGAHGIPGTEAVRLRLTDAVQTALQNLGRNIVPILQNVLSSSGTIFSGLVSIGGILGQVVLILLLSVYLMLDYSRVNASLLRAFPRPWQPRVLEFSELVGTAVGGYVRGQLLIALFIGVFVWLGLTALGIPSAAAIGFLAGAFNIVPYLGPVIGATPALLLALPFGWVKMLLVIVVFVAANQIEGNFLSPYILSKTTDLHPVTVLLAILIGASLLGFAGALLSVPAVALGKLMLDKYYFPSRVYTEGP; encoded by the coding sequence GTGATCTCGCCCCCGAAAGCCCCCAATGCCTTTCAGTACGTCTGGCGCAGCCCCTGGGTGCGCGCCCTCGTGTTCCTGCTGCTGTTTTACGTCCTGTATCGCCTGTTGGGCCAGATCACGACGGTGGTGGTGGTGTTCGCGGTGGGCTACCTGATCGCCTACCTCGCCAACCCGATGCTCAACTGGCTGGAGCGCGGACGGGTCAAGCGCGGCCTGGGCGTCTTTTTCGTGCTGCTGCTGTTTATCGGCATCTTTGCGCTGGCGGCCGGGCTGCTCGTCACCGTCTCGACCCAGCTGATCGCCCTGATCACCGGGCTGTCGGCCCAGGTCGGGCGGCTCAATGAGATACTGGACGGCGTCTTTCAGTGGCTGGGCGCGCACGGGATTCCCGGAACCGAGGCCGTGCGGTTGCGGCTCACCGACGCGGTGCAGACGGCCTTGCAGAACCTGGGGCGCAACATCGTCCCGATCCTGCAAAACGTGCTGAGTTCCAGCGGCACCATCTTCAGCGGCCTGGTGTCTATCGGCGGCATCCTGGGCCAGGTGGTGCTGATCTTGCTGCTCAGCGTGTACCTGATGCTGGACTACAGCCGGGTGAACGCCTCGCTGCTGCGCGCCTTTCCCCGGCCCTGGCAGCCGCGCGTGCTGGAGTTCAGCGAACTGGTGGGCACGGCGGTGGGTGGCTACGTGCGCGGGCAACTGCTGATCGCCCTGTTTATCGGCGTGTTCGTGTGGCTGGGCCTGACCGCGCTGGGCATTCCCAGCGCCGCCGCCATCGGCTTCCTGGCCGGGGCCTTTAACATCGTGCCGTACCTGGGGCCGGTGATCGGCGCGACGCCCGCCCTGCTGCTGGCCCTGCCCTTCGGCTGGGTCAAGATGCTGCTGGTGATCGTGGTGTTCGTGGCCGCCAACCAGATCGAGGGCAACTTCCTGAGTCCCTACATCCTCAGCAAGACCACCGACCTGCACCCCGTCACGGTGCTGCTCGCCATCCTGATCGGCGCGTCGCTGCTGGGCTTCGCCGGGGCGCTGCTCTCGGTACCCGCCGTCGCCCTGGGCAAACTGATGCTGGACAAGTATTACTTTCCGAGCCGGGTATATACGGAAGGGCCATAG
- the cysS gene encoding cysteine--tRNA ligase — translation MTSPDRPSGRQPDPGIVLYDTMQRQKVPFVPSVPGRVGMYLCGPTVYSDAHLGHAKKEVAFDVIRRALLHFGYDVRYVTNVTDVGHLQNDADEGEDKLLARARLEQLEPMEVADKYFWSFVRDMDALNILKPSINPRATGHIPEQIALIQELIDRGHAYVSDGSVYFDVRSWPEYGKLSGRRLDDLEEGTREAVREEKRDPRDFALWKKAEPAHIMRWESPWSVGFPGWHIECSAMSLKYLGEGFDIHGGGLDLEFPHHEAEIAQSEAAGHPFARYWMHNNMLTINGEKMSKSKGNFTTLKDLLAQHDPMVIRFLLVGSHYRSITEFSDAAFESARSGYRRLTDALHEVERRLETAPEKNDPALREKIAAHVREFEDAMRDDFNTPRAVAALFGLTTDMNAALGAGEVGREALEAARDAYRTLGGDVLGLFAQGAAERQDETQVVDALMDLVLQARQHYRLNKQYAQADELRDTLAAVGVTVEDTRDGPRWRR, via the coding sequence ATGACATCACCGGACCGGCCTTCCGGCCGCCAGCCCGACCCCGGCATCGTCCTCTACGACACCATGCAGCGCCAGAAGGTGCCCTTCGTGCCCAGTGTGCCCGGCCGGGTGGGCATGTACCTGTGCGGCCCCACCGTGTACAGCGACGCGCACCTCGGCCACGCGAAGAAGGAGGTGGCCTTCGACGTGATTCGCCGCGCGCTGCTGCACTTCGGCTATGACGTGCGCTACGTCACCAACGTGACTGACGTGGGCCACCTCCAGAACGACGCCGACGAGGGCGAGGACAAGCTGCTGGCCCGCGCCCGGCTGGAACAGCTCGAACCGATGGAGGTCGCAGACAAGTACTTCTGGTCCTTCGTGCGTGACATGGACGCCCTGAACATCCTCAAGCCCAGCATCAACCCCCGCGCGACCGGCCATATTCCCGAGCAGATCGCCCTGATCCAGGAGCTGATCGACCGGGGCCACGCTTACGTGTCGGACGGCAGCGTGTATTTCGACGTGCGGAGCTGGCCCGAGTACGGCAAGCTCTCGGGCCGCCGACTCGACGATCTGGAAGAAGGCACCCGCGAGGCCGTGCGCGAGGAAAAACGCGACCCGCGCGACTTCGCCCTGTGGAAGAAGGCCGAACCCGCCCACATCATGCGCTGGGAGTCGCCCTGGAGCGTGGGCTTTCCCGGCTGGCACATCGAATGCAGCGCCATGAGTCTGAAGTATCTGGGCGAGGGCTTCGACATCCACGGCGGCGGCCTAGACCTCGAATTCCCGCACCACGAGGCCGAGATCGCGCAGTCGGAAGCGGCCGGGCATCCCTTCGCGCGCTACTGGATGCACAACAACATGCTGACCATCAACGGCGAGAAGATGAGCAAAAGCAAGGGCAACTTCACAACCCTGAAGGACCTCCTGGCCCAGCACGACCCGATGGTGATCCGCTTCCTGCTGGTGGGCAGCCATTACCGCTCCATCACCGAGTTCAGTGACGCGGCCTTCGAGAGCGCTCGCAGCGGCTACCGCCGCCTGACCGACGCCCTGCACGAGGTCGAGCGCCGCCTGGAGACGGCCCCGGAGAAGAACGACCCGGCCCTGCGCGAAAAGATTGCTGCCCACGTCCGCGAGTTCGAGGACGCCATGCGCGACGACTTCAATACCCCCAGGGCGGTCGCGGCGCTGTTCGGCCTGACCACCGACATGAATGCGGCCCTGGGTGCGGGCGAGGTGGGCCGGGAGGCGCTGGAGGCCGCCCGCGACGCCTACCGCACTCTGGGCGGTGACGTGCTGGGCCTGTTCGCCCAGGGCGCGGCCGAGCGCCAGGACGAGACCCAGGTGGTCGACGCCCTGATGGACCTGGTGCTTCAGGCCCGGCAGCACTACCGCCTGAACAAGCAGTACGCCCAGGCCGACGAACTGCGCGACACCCTCGCCGCCGTCGGCGTGACGGTCGAGGACACCCGCGACGGCCCGCGCTGGCGGCGCTGA
- a CDS encoding VOC family protein, with the protein MLKHVSFLTRDLGAVLAFYSRLGGVVEKDLTTAEGFRRGVVRLGQAQEAGGRLQFFEVPGEAPAPHPHWAEHIALHVPDLRALLPDLRAAGVPVTRDLQPSPGGRDMAFVLDPDGRQVELLAEG; encoded by the coding sequence ATGCTGAAACACGTGTCCTTCCTGACCCGCGACCTGGGCGCGGTCCTCGCCTTTTACAGCCGGCTGGGCGGCGTGGTGGAAAAAGACCTCACGACCGCCGAGGGCTTCCGGCGCGGTGTGGTCCGCCTCGGCCAAGCTCAGGAGGCTGGGGGCCGCCTGCAATTCTTCGAGGTGCCCGGTGAGGCCCCCGCCCCCCATCCCCACTGGGCCGAACACATCGCCCTGCACGTGCCGGACCTGCGCGCCCTCCTCCCCGACCTGCGCGCGGCGGGCGTGCCCGTCACCCGCGACCTCCAGCCCAGCCCCGGCGGGCGCGACATGGCCTTTGTGCTGGACCCGGACGGGCGACAGGTGGAGTTGCTGGCAGAAGGCTGA